One part of the Haemophilus parainfluenzae genome encodes these proteins:
- the mutH gene encoding DNA mismatch repair endonuclease MutH, giving the protein MIPQTLEQLLSKAQSIAGLTFGELADELHVPVPPDLKRDKGWVGMLLETALGATAGSKAEQDFSHLGIELKTLPINAEGFPLETTFVSLAPLVQNSGVNWENSHVRHKLSKVLWIPIEGSRDIPLRDRHIGQPILWQPSVEQEHQLRQDWEELMDYIVLGKLDQITARIGEVMQLRPKGANSKAITKGIGKNGEVIDTLPLGFYLRKEFTAGILNAFLYHKNG; this is encoded by the coding sequence ATGATTCCACAAACCCTTGAACAATTACTTTCCAAAGCACAATCCATAGCTGGCTTAACTTTTGGTGAATTAGCTGACGAATTACATGTTCCAGTTCCACCGGATTTAAAACGCGATAAAGGTTGGGTTGGGATGTTGCTTGAAACTGCATTAGGTGCTACGGCAGGCAGTAAGGCTGAACAGGATTTTTCCCATTTAGGCATTGAATTAAAAACTTTACCCATTAATGCAGAAGGCTTTCCGTTAGAAACCACGTTTGTGAGTCTTGCGCCCTTGGTTCAAAACTCCGGGGTAAATTGGGAAAATTCGCACGTTCGTCATAAATTATCGAAAGTCTTGTGGATTCCCATTGAAGGCAGTAGAGATATTCCTTTACGTGACCGCCATATTGGTCAGCCTATCTTATGGCAACCTTCGGTTGAACAAGAACATCAATTACGCCAAGATTGGGAAGAGTTGATGGATTATATTGTGCTCGGAAAGTTAGATCAGATTACGGCACGTATTGGTGAAGTTATGCAACTGCGTCCAAAAGGTGCAAACAGTAAAGCCATTACGAAAGGCATTGGTAAAAATGGGGAAGTGATTGATACTTTGCCGCTGGGGTTTTATTTACGGAAAGAATTTACGGCAGGCATTTTAAACGCTTTTCTTTATCATAAAAATGGGTGA
- a CDS encoding methylated-DNA--[protein]-cysteine S-methyltransferase, with protein sequence MTVLYYTYYPSPIGRLLILSDGESITHIDFEKEQYEPNPKWHKKDELPVFQKVYLAFERYFSGEVERFSDIPLKPEGTAFQLSIWQALREIDYGELSSYGDLALQINNPKAVRAVGGAVGSNPISIIIPCHRILGKDRTLTGFGGGLEAKRFLLQLEKIPYIDKGTENTKPRFFKKYHE encoded by the coding sequence ATGACCGTACTTTATTATACTTATTATCCTTCTCCTATCGGGCGGCTTTTAATTTTATCTGATGGTGAAAGTATTACACATATTGATTTTGAAAAAGAGCAATATGAACCTAATCCTAAATGGCATAAAAAAGATGAATTGCCTGTTTTTCAAAAAGTATACTTGGCTTTTGAACGATATTTTAGTGGAGAAGTCGAGCGTTTTTCAGATATCCCCTTGAAGCCAGAAGGTACAGCGTTTCAACTCTCTATTTGGCAAGCTTTACGCGAAATTGATTATGGTGAGCTTTCCTCTTATGGTGATCTTGCGTTGCAGATTAATAATCCTAAAGCGGTTCGAGCCGTAGGTGGTGCGGTAGGGAGTAATCCGATTAGTATTATTATTCCTTGTCACCGCATTTTAGGTAAAGATCGTACTTTAACTGGTTTTGGCGGAGGCTTAGAGGCAAAACGTTTTTTATTACAATTAGAAAAAATTCCCTATATTGATAAAGGTACTGAAAATACTAAGCCTCGCTTTTTTAAGAAATATCACGAATGA
- a CDS encoding YfcZ/YiiS family protein, whose product MTVTCKAEESLTCSCVDVGTIIDGSDCAVDIHQTYANKAEAEAALNCFVEKARKTESDPCDIKSEITETENGANLTARFTFSCQAEAMIFELANR is encoded by the coding sequence ATGACTGTAACATGCAAAGCTGAAGAATCTCTCACTTGTAGTTGTGTTGATGTGGGGACGATTATTGACGGTTCAGATTGCGCTGTTGATATTCATCAAACCTATGCAAATAAAGCTGAAGCTGAAGCGGCACTTAATTGTTTCGTTGAAAAAGCACGCAAAACAGAAAGTGATCCTTGCGATATTAAAAGTGAAATCACAGAAACTGAAAATGGCGCCAATTTAACGGCACGTTTTACATTTAGCTGCCAGGCTGAAGCAATGATTTTCGAATTAGCGAATCGCTAA
- a CDS encoding OmpP1/FadL family transporter, translating to MKKFHKTLVAMAILSTASGVNAAAFQLAEVSTSGLGRAYAGEAAIADNASVVATNPALMSLFKTNQFSVGGVYVDSKIRMSGPVTVNALGRTVAAGSADHDSVIPDSLIPNMYFVAPINDKFAIGGGMNVNFGLKSEYESDYNAGVFGGKTDLSAINLNLSGSYRVTQGLSAGVGLNAVYAKAKIERRAGALADAAQYVGKAVREGAIQLPPTAGPLLASLSSVQKDTILTQLQDKAAWAFAWNAGVMYQFNENHRIGLAYHSKVDIDFTDHTATSLQAQRIGQEGGLKLNLPDYLEFSGFHQLTEKFAMHYSYKYSHWSRLKNLYATYHADGVEAFHKKMYYRNSSRVALGGTYDVDEKLTLRAGIAYDQAAATEYASAAIPDTDRTWYSVGATYKFTPNLSVDLGYAYLKGKKVHFKEEQIIRNGAVVVTGNYTSKASANLYGLNLNYSF from the coding sequence ATGAAAAAATTTCATAAAACGCTAGTAGCGATGGCGATCTTATCTACTGCAAGCGGTGTAAATGCTGCTGCATTCCAATTAGCAGAAGTGTCAACGTCAGGTCTTGGTCGTGCTTATGCCGGTGAAGCTGCAATTGCGGACAATGCCTCAGTGGTTGCAACTAATCCAGCATTAATGAGCTTATTTAAAACCAACCAATTCTCTGTGGGTGGCGTTTATGTGGATTCTAAAATTCGAATGAGTGGTCCGGTTACCGTTAATGCATTAGGTCGTACTGTTGCTGCAGGTTCTGCAGATCATGATAGTGTTATACCAGATTCATTGATTCCGAATATGTATTTTGTGGCACCAATTAATGACAAATTTGCCATTGGTGGTGGTATGAATGTGAATTTTGGATTAAAAAGTGAATATGAATCAGATTACAACGCAGGAGTATTCGGCGGTAAAACTGATTTAAGTGCGATTAACTTAAATTTAAGCGGTTCATATCGTGTGACTCAAGGTTTAAGTGCTGGTGTGGGTTTAAATGCAGTTTATGCAAAAGCAAAAATTGAGCGTAGAGCTGGTGCTCTGGCTGATGCAGCTCAATATGTTGGTAAGGCTGTACGCGAAGGAGCTATACAATTACCTCCTACAGCTGGTCCATTATTGGCTTCATTAAGTAGCGTTCAAAAAGATACTATTCTAACTCAACTACAAGACAAAGCGGCTTGGGCTTTTGCTTGGAATGCTGGTGTAATGTATCAATTTAATGAAAATCATCGAATTGGTTTAGCTTACCATTCTAAAGTAGATATTGATTTTACAGATCATACAGCAACTAGTTTACAAGCTCAGCGTATTGGGCAAGAAGGTGGTTTAAAGCTCAATTTGCCTGATTATTTAGAGTTTTCAGGATTTCACCAATTAACCGAGAAATTTGCTATGCACTATAGTTATAAATATTCTCACTGGAGTCGTCTGAAAAACTTATATGCAACGTATCATGCTGATGGCGTAGAAGCATTTCATAAGAAAATGTACTACAGAAATAGTTCGCGTGTAGCACTAGGTGGAACTTACGATGTGGATGAGAAATTAACTTTACGAGCAGGTATTGCTTATGATCAAGCTGCAGCAACTGAATATGCTAGTGCGGCAATTCCTGATACAGATCGTACTTGGTATAGCGTAGGTGCTACATATAAATTTACTCCAAATCTTTCAGTTGATTTAGGCTATGCTTATTTGAAAGGTAAAAAAGTTCATTTCAAAGAAGAGCAAATTATCCGCAATGGTGCTGTAGTGGTAACTGGAAATTACACCTCTAAAGCAAGTGCAAATCTTTACGGTTTGAATTTAAATTATAGTTTCTAA